In a genomic window of Spodoptera frugiperda isolate SF20-4 chromosome 18, AGI-APGP_CSIRO_Sfru_2.0, whole genome shotgun sequence:
- the LOC118278169 gene encoding pseudouridylate synthase 1 homolog isoform X1, with protein sequence MSVIFYRLFVNTLRQNLPRHPIKSVLHVRSISAMEVATVEKVADESQKESQEIVLNKNLTRFKKRFMKRQWQDPDPNKTENGESDEKKLCERPVERIKRKKMALVLGYCGVDYYGMQRNPGVRTIEEDLLKALLEAKYITEDDFNNQQNTQFQRSSRTDKGVSAARQVVSLKLPLEADINEINKRLPDCIKVFGIKRVTNKFNSKSKCNARTYSYTLPTYVFEPSLVTDEERKQYRISEDKKEQVKKVLEVYKGTKSYHNFTEKKHHQDPSSLRYMMGFTLDRVFVDSDMEFAVLLVKGQSFMLHQIRKMVGLAIAVVRGHTDNSILEKAFGKEKVMIPTAPGLGLVLDTVHYDRYDNKFKDSHDSLTWTSEEEEIQKFKHEHIYPVIVKGEVENSSMAMWLEKLSNHSYEPSEDVPEKIDEKELAGGDDDDDFDEEADDEGDDGKKESKNNSTVVTTAEESNLENGKTDKGTL encoded by the exons ATGTCCGTAATATTTTACagattatttgtaaatacattgAGACAAAATCTGCCGAGACATCCCATTAAATCAG TGCTGCATGTGCGGTCTATATCAGCCATGGAGGTAGCCACTGTAGAAAAAGTAGCTGATGAAAGCCAAAAAGAATCTCAAGAAATAGTACTCAATAAAAATTTGACGAGGTTCAAAAAACGCTTTATGAAGCGACAATGGCAGGATCCAGATCCTAATAAAACTGAGAATGGAGAATCTGACGAGAAGAAACTTTGTGAAAGACCAGTAGAAAGgattaaaagaaagaaaatggcACTTGTTTTGGGATACTGCGGTGTAGATTATTATGGCATGCAACG TAATCCTGGTGTACGGACAATAGAGGAAGATTTATTAAAAGCACTATTGGAGGCTAAATATATAACTGAGGATGATTTCAACAATCAGCAGAACACACAGTTTCAAAGGAGTTCACGGACTGACAAGGGTGTGTCGGCTGCCAGACAGGTTGTGTCACTTAAACTAC CTCTTGAAGcagatataaatgaaataaataaaagattgcCGGATTGTATCAAAGTGTTTGGTATAAAGAGAGTGACAAATAAATTCAACTCAAAATCAAAGTGCAATGCGAGAACATATAGCTATACTCTTCCCACTTACGTATTTGAGCCTAGCTTAGTCACAGATGAAGAGAGAAAGCAATATAGAATATCAGAAGATAAAAAAGAACAAGTCAAAAAGGTGCTAGAAGTTTATAAAGGGACAAAGAGTTATCATAATTTTACAGAAAAGAA ACATCACCAAGATCCTTCATCGCTAAGGTACATGATGGGTTTCACATTAGACAGAGTGTTTGTTGATTCAGATATGGAATTTGCAGTTCTATTAGTGAag gGTCAAAGCTTCATGCTACATCAAATTCGTAAGATGGTTGGTCTGGCAATTGCTGTGGTGCGCGGTCACACTGACAATTCCATACTAGAGAAAGCTTTTGGCAAGGAAAAGGTTATGATACCAACCGCGCCCGGGCTAGGGCTTGTCCTCGATACG gtCCACTATGACAGGTACGACAACAAATTCAAGGATAGCCATGACAGTTTAACTTGGACATCTGAAGAGGAAGAAATACAAAAGTTTAAGCATGAACACATATACCCTGTAATTGTTAAGGGAGAAGTAGAGAACAGTTCCATGGCCATGTGGCTTGAGAAATTGAGCAATCATTCGTATGAACCATCCGAAGATGTTCCTGAGAAAATTGATGAGAAAGAATTGGCTGgcggtgatgatgatgatgattttgatgAAGAAGCTGATGACGAAGGTGATGATGGGAAGAAGGAGAGCAAAAACAACAGTACTGTCGTCACCACAGCCGAGGAAAGTAATTTAGAAAACGGTAAAACTGACAAAGGGACTCTATGA
- the LOC118278169 gene encoding pseudouridylate synthase 1 homolog isoform X2 yields MEVATVEKVADESQKESQEIVLNKNLTRFKKRFMKRQWQDPDPNKTENGESDEKKLCERPVERIKRKKMALVLGYCGVDYYGMQRNPGVRTIEEDLLKALLEAKYITEDDFNNQQNTQFQRSSRTDKGVSAARQVVSLKLPLEADINEINKRLPDCIKVFGIKRVTNKFNSKSKCNARTYSYTLPTYVFEPSLVTDEERKQYRISEDKKEQVKKVLEVYKGTKSYHNFTEKKHHQDPSSLRYMMGFTLDRVFVDSDMEFAVLLVKGQSFMLHQIRKMVGLAIAVVRGHTDNSILEKAFGKEKVMIPTAPGLGLVLDTVHYDRYDNKFKDSHDSLTWTSEEEEIQKFKHEHIYPVIVKGEVENSSMAMWLEKLSNHSYEPSEDVPEKIDEKELAGGDDDDDFDEEADDEGDDGKKESKNNSTVVTTAEESNLENGKTDKGTL; encoded by the exons ATGGAGGTAGCCACTGTAGAAAAAGTAGCTGATGAAAGCCAAAAAGAATCTCAAGAAATAGTACTCAATAAAAATTTGACGAGGTTCAAAAAACGCTTTATGAAGCGACAATGGCAGGATCCAGATCCTAATAAAACTGAGAATGGAGAATCTGACGAGAAGAAACTTTGTGAAAGACCAGTAGAAAGgattaaaagaaagaaaatggcACTTGTTTTGGGATACTGCGGTGTAGATTATTATGGCATGCAACG TAATCCTGGTGTACGGACAATAGAGGAAGATTTATTAAAAGCACTATTGGAGGCTAAATATATAACTGAGGATGATTTCAACAATCAGCAGAACACACAGTTTCAAAGGAGTTCACGGACTGACAAGGGTGTGTCGGCTGCCAGACAGGTTGTGTCACTTAAACTAC CTCTTGAAGcagatataaatgaaataaataaaagattgcCGGATTGTATCAAAGTGTTTGGTATAAAGAGAGTGACAAATAAATTCAACTCAAAATCAAAGTGCAATGCGAGAACATATAGCTATACTCTTCCCACTTACGTATTTGAGCCTAGCTTAGTCACAGATGAAGAGAGAAAGCAATATAGAATATCAGAAGATAAAAAAGAACAAGTCAAAAAGGTGCTAGAAGTTTATAAAGGGACAAAGAGTTATCATAATTTTACAGAAAAGAA ACATCACCAAGATCCTTCATCGCTAAGGTACATGATGGGTTTCACATTAGACAGAGTGTTTGTTGATTCAGATATGGAATTTGCAGTTCTATTAGTGAag gGTCAAAGCTTCATGCTACATCAAATTCGTAAGATGGTTGGTCTGGCAATTGCTGTGGTGCGCGGTCACACTGACAATTCCATACTAGAGAAAGCTTTTGGCAAGGAAAAGGTTATGATACCAACCGCGCCCGGGCTAGGGCTTGTCCTCGATACG gtCCACTATGACAGGTACGACAACAAATTCAAGGATAGCCATGACAGTTTAACTTGGACATCTGAAGAGGAAGAAATACAAAAGTTTAAGCATGAACACATATACCCTGTAATTGTTAAGGGAGAAGTAGAGAACAGTTCCATGGCCATGTGGCTTGAGAAATTGAGCAATCATTCGTATGAACCATCCGAAGATGTTCCTGAGAAAATTGATGAGAAAGAATTGGCTGgcggtgatgatgatgatgattttgatgAAGAAGCTGATGACGAAGGTGATGATGGGAAGAAGGAGAGCAAAAACAACAGTACTGTCGTCACCACAGCCGAGGAAAGTAATTTAGAAAACGGTAAAACTGACAAAGGGACTCTATGA
- the LOC118277882 gene encoding protein tipE: protein MRGGSSERLVVRPSRRRGETRAKLTRYITVILATLLGGGGSALLFLVPLYADPALSALAADFDPVPAECVTERRDDRLGLDNCTWASCREGCTSDAYKCTQLHVKYKAHSEEWRPAVLFVNIKGCGYPPAVDCENFTTSYGYVGARYPCFWSRADTSVVVPRWSRGEQVATVTRTLAVPLFLSGCAGIGLCALHCECKPRRRRRPPRRPPRLPTLSPDDTSVYRLA, encoded by the coding sequence ATGAGGGGTGGAAGTTCAGAACGCTTGGTTGTACGGCCCTCTCGACGCAGAGGGGAAACGCGTGCTAAACTTACGCGATATATCACGGTAATACTCGCTACTTTGTTGGGAGGTGGTGGCTCCGCGTTGCTCTTTCTCGTCCCACTGTACGCTGACCCAGCGCTGAGTGCCCTAGCCGCGGACTTCGATCCGGTGCCAGCAGAGTGTGTTACCGAGAGACGTGATGACCGACTCGGCCTGGACAACTGCACCTGGGCTTCCTGTAGAGAGGGCTGTACCAGCGACGCGTATAAATGCACACAGCTACACGTGAAGTATAAAGCTCACTCGGAGGAATGGCGTCCAGCTGTCCTGTTTGTCAATATAAAAGGTTGCGGCTATCCACCTGCAGTCGACTGTGAAAATTTTACAACGAGCTACGGGTATGTGGGGGCCAGGTACCCGTGTTTTTGGTCCCGAGCTGATACGTCCGTCGTTGTGCCACGTTGGTCTCGTGGAGAACAAGTTGCTACTGTGACGAGGACCTTGGCTGTACCGTTGTTCCTGTCTGGTTGTGCTGGGATTGGACTGTGCGCCCTGCACTGCGAGTGCAAGCCTCGCCGCCGCCGACGTCCGCCGCGCCGCCCTCCACGTTTGCCTACTCTCTCGCCCGATGACACATCAGTCTACCGACTAGCTTAA